The Aulosira sp. FACHB-615 genome has a segment encoding these proteins:
- the bamE gene encoding outer membrane protein assembly factor BamE has protein sequence MKKIILITALTGLFSLALTANQGLISAQSPQIAQTQGAIIPVAKAGLGKIRPGMSEQQVRRILGKPTSTKTEFSPGVGDNIRTLQYPNISLYLVPYVNKPKNLFFVYYFVTRSSKFLTPTGVKVGDTQSQVIKAYGKPYISKEGNVTFLVYGVGSPDSAAALTFRIEAGKVTEIQYSEQLL, from the coding sequence ATGAAAAAAATTATTTTAATCACCGCATTAACTGGCTTATTTTCGCTGGCGTTGACAGCTAACCAAGGCTTGATTTCGGCACAGTCTCCACAAATAGCACAAACCCAAGGCGCAATTATCCCTGTGGCGAAAGCTGGACTGGGAAAAATTCGTCCGGGAATGTCGGAACAACAAGTACGCCGCATTTTAGGAAAACCCACCAGCACTAAAACCGAATTTAGTCCTGGAGTTGGTGACAATATTCGCACCCTGCAATATCCTAATATTTCTTTATATTTAGTTCCTTATGTCAACAAACCGAAAAACTTATTCTTTGTTTATTACTTTGTTACCCGTAGTTCTAAATTTCTCACTCCTACGGGTGTAAAAGTTGGTGATACCCAATCTCAGGTAATCAAGGCTTACGGAAAGCCATATATATCGAAAGAAGGCAACGTCACTTTTTTAGTATATGGGGTTGGTAGTCCAGATAGCGCCGCCGCATTGACGTTTCGTATAGAAGCTGGCAAAGTCACAGAAATTCAGTATAGTGAACAGCTACTCTAA
- a CDS encoding DUF4231 domain-containing protein: MITSDISSFEQQPQRESSRSLDLSLTANRKSLFILKLLEYLLAAAFVCCGIVLTVYANNENLVIVGAIALTILTFLFLFNRQLFQDSQNVANRSYLTKKAEIYSYMLNNNNLLLENNPIVPAREKALQYCQDLIDDYKKARNLSRNLYYVLQISTVILSGVTPILVLVDKLEVGQNWLKWLPVICPAVASIVASIVTSFPFQKNWVAANTTLELLEAEQEKFILGVTPAYRCYDASDSSQQQQKASQAIEQFIVQVNNIHLQQVQQASEVQQEKKETEQTNTNNSESREDG; the protein is encoded by the coding sequence ATGATTACTTCCGACATTTCTAGCTTTGAACAGCAACCACAAAGAGAAAGTTCCCGCAGTTTAGATTTATCTCTCACAGCCAACAGGAAAAGTTTATTTATCTTAAAACTCTTGGAATATTTGTTGGCTGCTGCTTTTGTCTGCTGTGGTATTGTACTAACTGTTTATGCCAATAACGAAAATTTGGTCATTGTGGGAGCGATCGCTTTAACAATTTTGACTTTCTTATTTTTATTTAACAGGCAGTTATTTCAAGATTCACAAAATGTTGCCAACCGCAGTTATTTGACAAAAAAAGCCGAAATTTATAGTTATATGCTAAACAACAATAATTTGTTGTTGGAAAATAATCCAATTGTTCCGGCCAGAGAAAAAGCTTTACAGTATTGCCAGGATTTAATTGATGATTATAAAAAAGCTCGAAATCTTTCGAGAAATCTTTACTATGTTCTGCAAATATCTACGGTTATTTTATCAGGTGTGACTCCAATTTTAGTTTTGGTGGATAAACTCGAAGTTGGTCAAAATTGGCTGAAATGGCTCCCTGTAATTTGTCCAGCAGTTGCCTCAATAGTAGCTAGTATTGTCACCTCATTTCCTTTTCAAAAAAATTGGGTTGCAGCTAACACAACCTTAGAATTATTAGAGGCTGAACAAGAAAAATTTATTTTGGGTGTAACCCCAGCTTATCGCTGTTATGACGCATCTGATAGCAGTCAGCAGCAACAAAAAGCCAGCCAAGCAATTGAACAATTTATTGTGCAGGTGAATAATATTCATCTTCAACAAGTACAACAAGCTAGTGAAGTCCAACAGGAGAAAAAAGAGACAGAACAAACTAATACAAATAATTCTGAATCACGGGAGGATGGTTAA
- a CDS encoding DUF6636 domain-containing protein produces MISLPAIAQAETSFQTPTGNIHCTILQANIRCDILKITAKIPPKPRSCEFDWGHAFILDAQGRGYRGCYGDTTVNPQNPVLQYGKTLRHEGIVCTSRRTGLTCVNRDQRGWELSREKQRFF; encoded by the coding sequence ATGATATCTTTGCCTGCGATCGCTCAAGCAGAAACGTCATTTCAAACACCTACTGGAAATATTCACTGTACAATTCTACAAGCAAATATTCGTTGCGATATTTTAAAAATTACTGCAAAAATTCCACCCAAACCCAGAAGCTGTGAATTTGACTGGGGTCATGCTTTTATTCTGGATGCACAGGGTCGTGGTTATCGGGGTTGTTATGGTGATACAACAGTAAATCCCCAAAACCCTGTTTTGCAATATGGTAAGACATTACGTCATGAAGGTATTGTCTGCACATCCAGAAGAACAGGCTTAACTTGCGTGAATCGCGATCAAAGAGGCTGGGAACTGAGTCGAGAGAAACAAAGATTCTTTTAA
- a CDS encoding ATP-binding protein → MSPEDITTQPASENSHDQPIHLSGSIQPHGLLLALNTELAIWQVSNNTATYLDKQPQDLLGQPLSCLLATPQITAIKQCLEKKIGTFTILKIPITTGNQVRYFDGIAHRTTNAVILELEPKNSDEDISFLGFHTFVSEAIAHLQHTTNLAEFLHLVATEYRQITAFDRVMIYQFDEQGAGSVVAEAKREDLSPYLGLHFPATDIPTPVRQLYTQCLQRFIPDFTAQSVQLISQDAATPLDLTWSVLRSVDPCCITYHQNMGVSTILVIALIKNQQLWGLISCHHQTPKYLTYEVRKICEFLGQIVSSELGHKVIHSELDYEVRLKSLQAEFVELISQADNFIDALIKPQPSLLALVSATGAAVCLDNEITLVGATPEIEKVRKLITWVDNHVSERIFATNSLPKLYPEAVQFKNTASGLLLLRISQVQRYYILWFRPEVVQTINWAGNPNESIQTNTDGSITLCPRTSFEKWQEIVQLTSLPWKQCEIDNAWALKGAIVGIVLSKAEELAKINQELERSNRELASFAYAASHDLKEPLRGIYNFSTILIEDYADILDADGIDYLQTVLALSVRMETLINSLLRLSQLGQTELHLQLTDFNELLNQVIDVIQASRQEAQLNIDIPRPLPAVQCDPVLVHEVFTNLIINALKYNDKPEPLIEIGFITQQESDKLQKFTLFPVFYVKDNGIGIQPHHYQTIFRLFKRLHSQEKYGGGTGAGLAISKKIVELHGGQIWVESSMGNGSTFYFTLRQ, encoded by the coding sequence ATGAGTCCTGAAGACATCACTACTCAACCTGCTTCTGAGAACAGCCATGACCAACCGATTCATCTTTCTGGGTCGATACAGCCGCATGGTTTACTATTGGCTTTGAATACTGAATTAGCAATTTGGCAAGTCAGCAACAACACCGCCACTTATCTAGACAAACAACCCCAAGATTTACTCGGTCAACCACTGAGTTGTTTACTGGCGACTCCCCAGATAACAGCCATTAAACAATGCTTAGAGAAAAAAATTGGGACTTTTACGATTTTGAAAATACCAATTACCACTGGTAATCAAGTACGCTACTTTGATGGGATTGCTCACCGAACAACCAATGCGGTAATTTTGGAACTAGAACCAAAAAACAGTGATGAAGATATAAGTTTTTTAGGTTTTCATACTTTCGTGAGTGAAGCGATCGCACATTTGCAACACACCACAAATTTAGCAGAATTTCTGCATTTAGTCGCCACCGAATATCGCCAAATCACCGCTTTTGACCGCGTGATGATCTATCAATTTGATGAACAAGGCGCAGGTTCAGTAGTTGCAGAAGCTAAACGAGAAGATTTATCACCTTATTTGGGACTTCACTTTCCCGCTACAGATATTCCCACACCAGTCAGACAGCTATACACCCAATGTCTACAGCGATTTATCCCCGATTTTACCGCCCAATCTGTACAGTTAATTTCCCAAGATGCAGCTACACCCCTTGATTTAACTTGGTCGGTATTGCGGAGTGTAGATCCATGCTGTATTACCTATCATCAAAATATGGGCGTATCTACTATTTTGGTGATTGCTTTAATTAAAAATCAACAGTTGTGGGGGTTAATTTCCTGTCATCATCAAACACCAAAATATCTCACTTACGAAGTGCGGAAAATCTGCGAATTTCTTGGTCAAATTGTCTCCTCAGAGTTAGGACATAAAGTTATTCACTCTGAATTAGACTACGAAGTGAGGCTGAAATCCCTCCAAGCTGAATTTGTTGAGTTAATTTCCCAAGCCGATAATTTTATTGATGCTTTAATTAAACCGCAACCAAGTTTACTTGCCCTTGTTAGTGCCACCGGGGCGGCTGTATGTTTAGACAATGAAATTACACTGGTGGGTGCAACGCCAGAAATAGAAAAGGTACGGAAATTAATTACTTGGGTAGATAATCACGTTAGTGAACGCATATTTGCTACTAATTCTCTGCCGAAACTTTACCCAGAAGCGGTTCAATTTAAAAATACTGCCAGTGGGTTGCTGTTGTTACGTATTTCTCAAGTCCAGCGTTACTATATTTTGTGGTTTCGTCCCGAAGTCGTGCAGACTATTAATTGGGCAGGCAATCCCAATGAATCAATCCAGACAAATACAGATGGTAGCATTACTCTGTGTCCGCGCACATCCTTTGAAAAGTGGCAAGAAATCGTCCAGTTAACATCTCTACCTTGGAAACAGTGTGAGATTGATAATGCTTGGGCTTTGAAGGGGGCAATTGTGGGTATTGTTCTTTCTAAAGCGGAAGAATTAGCCAAAATCAACCAAGAGTTAGAACGCAGTAACCGCGAACTTGCTTCTTTTGCTTATGCAGCGTCTCATGATTTGAAAGAACCTTTGCGCGGCATTTATAATTTCTCGACAATTTTAATCGAAGATTATGCCGACATCTTAGATGCAGATGGCATTGACTACTTACAGACTGTCCTTGCTTTGTCTGTGCGGATGGAAACGCTAATTAATTCGCTGCTGCGCCTCTCGCAATTAGGGCAAACAGAATTACATCTCCAACTAACTGATTTTAATGAACTGCTAAACCAAGTAATTGATGTCATTCAAGCCAGCCGTCAAGAAGCACAACTGAATATTGACATTCCTCGACCTTTACCAGCAGTTCAGTGTGACCCGGTATTAGTCCATGAAGTTTTTACTAATTTAATAATTAATGCTTTGAAATATAACGATAAACCAGAACCATTGATTGAAATTGGCTTTATTACTCAGCAAGAATCAGATAAACTCCAAAAATTCACTTTATTTCCCGTTTTTTACGTCAAAGATAACGGAATTGGTATTCAACCCCATCATTACCAAACCATCTTTCGTCTATTTAAGCGGCTGCACTCGCAAGAAAAGTATGGCGGCGGTACAGGTGCAGGACTCGCCATTTCTAAAAAAATTGTTGAGTTACACGGCGGTCAGATTTGGGTGGAATCTAGTATGGGCAATGGTTCCACGTTTTATTTCACGTTGCGGCAATAG
- a CDS encoding response regulator → MTKKLNKPLLVVEDSNEDFKMLQRLMRRLAVQNPIYRCTNGDEVLDFLYQEEDSQNPNTIPKPSVILLDLNLPGIDGRDILERLKQDISLKKIPIVVFTTSSNPKDIEFCYQKGANGYLVKPMDAQELQKTVQAFVEYWLERNTVPPAD, encoded by the coding sequence ATGACAAAAAAACTTAACAAACCTCTGTTGGTTGTTGAGGATAGCAATGAAGACTTTAAAATGTTGCAACGCCTAATGCGGCGGTTGGCTGTCCAGAACCCTATATATAGATGTACAAACGGGGATGAGGTTTTGGACTTCCTTTATCAAGAAGAGGATTCCCAAAACCCGAACACCATACCGAAGCCTTCGGTGATTTTGCTTGACCTGAATTTACCTGGGATTGATGGCCGTGACATCCTAGAACGGCTCAAGCAAGATATCAGTTTAAAGAAAATCCCCATTGTGGTATTCACCACGTCATCTAACCCCAAAGACATTGAATTTTGCTACCAAAAAGGTGCCAATGGCTATCTAGTCAAGCCGATGGATGCTCAAGAACTGCAAAAGACAGTCCAAGCATTTGTTGAGTATTGGTTGGAGAGGAATACAGTACCGCCTGCGGATTAG
- a CDS encoding ATP-binding protein has translation MPDTWTLLIIDDCAEDRKVYRRYLLKDPQNSYQIFEADSAEEGLALCQAIHCDVILLDFCLPDMSGLDLLERLQKCRSETPASIIMLTGRGDEAVAVQAMKRGADDYLVKKHLQLDVLQLAVRNAIKQSCLKVKLSQTQERQRLIATTALRIRQSLNVEEILHTAVVEVQQLLKCDRVIIYQFTSDMGGKIVASSGEIEQVYDQISDVYHQPETHFVTTQEAHSTNVRRQKSLVVAYSNLGENHQWRHRRRISRVYEASLSHFCFHKKEQLNTQANLVVPINVSHNSHPNPKLWGFLIAQPSSEDKLWPADEVEILNQVSVQLAIAIQQAELLEMTQAALVKEKELNNFKSQIVTTVSHEYRTPLASILAAASTIKQHGEQLGDAKKNRFLQIIEQKARHMSKLVDDMLLVHQLELDKTKFKPQPLDIFQFISELIAEQQEILDNRHEIILQVTGNYQNFWGDRGLLRQIFLNLLSNAIKYSPDGGNVIVYLNGKESEIFIEIQDEGIGIPLVDQENLFKSFSRGSNVDTIQGTGLGLVITKACVELHGGNISLSSQEEKGTKVTIRLPKRYTH, from the coding sequence ATGCCGGACACCTGGACGCTACTCATCATTGATGATTGTGCCGAGGATCGGAAAGTTTATCGTCGGTACTTATTAAAAGATCCCCAAAATTCATATCAGATATTCGAGGCTGACTCTGCGGAAGAAGGGTTGGCGTTATGCCAAGCAATTCACTGTGATGTGATTTTGCTGGATTTTTGCTTGCCAGATATGAGTGGCTTAGATTTGTTAGAACGCTTGCAAAAGTGTCGAAGTGAAACACCTGCTTCTATTATTATGTTGACTGGGCGTGGTGATGAAGCGGTTGCGGTGCAGGCAATGAAGCGTGGTGCTGATGATTATTTAGTGAAAAAGCACCTCCAGTTAGATGTTTTACAATTAGCAGTGCGTAATGCTATTAAGCAATCTTGTCTGAAAGTTAAACTCAGTCAAACGCAAGAAAGACAGCGTTTAATTGCGACGACAGCACTGAGGATTCGTCAGTCTTTAAATGTCGAAGAAATTTTGCATACGGCTGTAGTGGAAGTACAGCAACTTTTGAAGTGCGATCGCGTGATTATTTATCAGTTTACCTCTGATATGGGTGGCAAGATAGTTGCCTCCTCTGGAGAAATTGAACAAGTATATGATCAGATTTCCGATGTTTACCATCAACCAGAAACTCACTTTGTCACCACACAAGAAGCACATAGTACAAATGTACGCAGGCAAAAAAGTTTAGTTGTTGCCTACAGTAACCTCGGTGAAAATCATCAATGGCGACACAGACGCAGAATTTCTCGTGTTTATGAAGCAAGTTTGAGTCATTTTTGCTTTCACAAAAAAGAGCAATTAAATACTCAGGCTAATTTAGTAGTTCCAATTAATGTTAGTCATAATAGCCACCCCAATCCGAAACTTTGGGGTTTTTTAATTGCTCAACCTAGTTCTGAAGATAAGCTATGGCCTGCTGATGAAGTGGAAATTCTCAACCAAGTATCGGTGCAGTTGGCAATAGCAATTCAGCAAGCAGAACTATTAGAAATGACTCAAGCTGCACTTGTCAAAGAAAAGGAACTCAATAATTTTAAATCGCAAATTGTCACTACAGTTTCTCACGAATACCGCACACCTTTAGCTTCAATTTTGGCGGCTGCATCAACAATTAAACAGCACGGCGAACAGTTAGGTGATGCGAAAAAAAATCGCTTTTTGCAGATTATTGAGCAGAAAGCAAGACACATGTCTAAACTTGTGGATGATATGCTTTTGGTTCATCAATTAGAATTGGATAAAACTAAATTTAAACCACAGCCTTTAGATATATTCCAGTTTATTTCTGAGTTAATTGCTGAACAACAAGAAATATTAGATAATCGCCATGAAATCATTTTACAAGTGACAGGCAATTATCAAAACTTTTGGGGCGATCGCGGACTTTTGCGCCAAATATTTTTAAACTTATTATCTAATGCCATCAAGTATTCTCCTGATGGTGGTAATGTTATCGTTTATCTCAATGGTAAAGAATCAGAAATATTTATCGAAATTCAAGACGAAGGCATTGGTATTCCTCTCGTAGATCAAGAAAATCTGTTTAAATCTTTTAGTCGGGGTAGTAATGTTGACACCATACAAGGAACAGGTTTGGGTTTAGTAATTACTAAAGCTTGTGTAGAGTTACATGGTGGGAATATTAGTTTATCTAGTCAAGAGGAAAAGGGAACTAAAGTTACAATTAGATTGCCAAAAAGATACACTCATTAA
- a CDS encoding orange carotenoid-binding protein: MAITIDSARGIFPETLSADAVPATIARFKQLSAEDQLAWTWFAYLEMGKTITVAAPGAARMQFAEATLDQIRKMTFTEQSQVMCDLANNADTPICRTYATWSANIKLGFWYQLGVWMDQGIVAPIPAGYQLSANASAVLQAVRELDQGQQITVLRNSVVDMGFDPNKLGDYTRVSEPVVAPKDVSQRTKVTIEGITNETVLSYMDNLNANDFGALIDLFAPDAALQPPFQRPIVGRDAILRFFNEECQNLRLLPERGVSEPAEEGYTQIKVTGKVQTPWFGASVGMNMAWRFLINPKGKIFFVAIDLLASPKELLNLVR; the protein is encoded by the coding sequence ATGGCAATTACAATTGACTCGGCTCGCGGTATTTTCCCAGAAACCTTATCTGCTGATGCAGTACCAGCGACCATTGCTAGATTTAAGCAACTCAGTGCGGAAGATCAGCTGGCTTGGACTTGGTTTGCTTATTTAGAAATGGGTAAAACAATTACGGTTGCTGCTCCAGGCGCTGCTCGGATGCAGTTTGCTGAAGCAACTCTCGATCAAATTCGGAAAATGACTTTTACTGAGCAAAGTCAGGTAATGTGCGATCTCGCCAACAATGCTGATACACCTATTTGTCGTACCTATGCTACTTGGTCAGCAAACATCAAACTAGGGTTCTGGTATCAACTTGGGGTATGGATGGATCAAGGTATTGTTGCGCCAATTCCTGCTGGTTATCAGCTTTCTGCCAATGCTTCAGCAGTACTGCAAGCAGTTAGAGAACTAGATCAGGGACAACAAATTACTGTTCTACGCAACTCTGTAGTTGATATGGGATTTGACCCCAACAAGTTGGGTGACTATACAAGAGTTTCTGAACCTGTTGTTGCACCAAAGGATGTGTCGCAACGTACTAAAGTCACTATTGAAGGCATTACAAATGAAACAGTGCTGAGTTATATGGACAATCTTAATGCCAATGATTTTGGGGCATTAATTGATTTGTTCGCGCCTGATGCAGCTTTGCAACCTCCTTTCCAAAGACCAATTGTTGGTAGAGATGCGATTCTGCGATTTTTCAACGAAGAATGTCAAAACCTCAGATTGCTTCCAGAAAGAGGCGTTTCTGAACCAGCAGAAGAAGGTTACACCCAAATCAAAGTTACAGGTAAAGTCCAAACCCCTTGGTTTGGTGCTAGTGTCGGGATGAATATGGCTTGGAGATTTTTAATTAATCCTAAAGGTAAAATTTTCTTTGTAGCAATTGATTTGCTGGCATCTCCTAAAGAACTATTAAATTTAGTTCGCTAG
- a CDS encoding tetratricopeptide repeat protein produces the protein MNHHELYFQGLEKAKQKDYAGAIADFSEVIQVAPFDTEAYLHRGLAYYDSGQILPAVSDYTEALKIDSKFVEAYYSRALARLALKNLPGALDDVEQAIHLRGNYAAAYSLRGIVQRKQGLITNAIASFKQAAELYLEQKDKENCRLCLEKIKQLQPPAKPAVKPQNSVTAPIISTKDYFTQLLDKAEQGDTKAAIADLNWVLQADPQDAQAYCCRGVVWCKMGSYREAIADFNQALLLKFQDAIVYRNRGKARALLGDHQGAIADFNQALKMQPEDALIYVARGNVYRAMGNYLGAIQDYSQALQINSDDAQAYYNRGIAYTLLEEMQSAVADYQRAASIFCEQEDWDNYQQVLDSLQKIQTAYPESNKQKYNLLRQKLLRLVGGYWEIAQRLIDQKQDDYPGRSDEWYLQRVIEDLEGDRGR, from the coding sequence ATGAATCATCACGAACTCTATTTTCAGGGGCTAGAAAAGGCCAAGCAAAAAGATTATGCTGGGGCGATCGCAGATTTTAGTGAAGTTATCCAAGTTGCGCCATTCGATACTGAGGCTTATCTGCACAGAGGTTTGGCATATTATGATTCAGGACAAATTCTGCCGGCAGTTTCCGATTATACCGAAGCTTTAAAAATAGACTCGAAATTTGTAGAAGCTTACTACAGTCGTGCATTGGCGCGGTTAGCCTTGAAAAATTTACCTGGGGCGTTGGATGATGTGGAACAGGCGATTCATCTGCGGGGAAATTATGCAGCCGCATATAGTTTGCGGGGAATAGTCCAACGCAAGCAAGGGTTAATTACTAATGCGATCGCTAGTTTTAAACAAGCGGCAGAATTATACTTAGAGCAAAAAGATAAGGAAAATTGTCGTCTGTGTCTGGAAAAAATTAAACAGCTACAACCGCCAGCAAAACCAGCAGTAAAACCCCAAAATTCTGTAACTGCGCCAATTATCTCTACGAAAGATTATTTTACCCAACTCTTAGACAAAGCTGAACAAGGAGATACCAAAGCAGCGATCGCAGATTTAAACTGGGTATTGCAAGCTGATCCTCAAGATGCTCAGGCTTATTGCTGTCGGGGTGTGGTGTGGTGCAAAATGGGTAGTTATCGTGAGGCGATCGCAGATTTTAACCAAGCACTGTTACTCAAGTTTCAAGATGCGATTGTTTATCGTAACCGAGGTAAAGCCCGTGCTTTGTTGGGAGATCATCAAGGTGCGATCGCAGATTTTAACCAAGCACTAAAAATGCAGCCCGAAGATGCTTTGATATATGTTGCCAGAGGTAATGTTTATCGCGCAATGGGTAATTATTTAGGCGCAATTCAAGATTATAGCCAAGCTTTGCAAATTAACTCTGATGATGCCCAAGCTTACTATAATCGCGGCATTGCTTATACATTACTTGAAGAAATGCAAAGTGCTGTTGCCGATTATCAACGCGCCGCGAGTATTTTTTGTGAACAAGAAGATTGGGATAATTATCAACAAGTTTTAGATAGTCTGCAAAAAATTCAAACAGCTTATCCAGAGTCTAATAAACAAAAATATAACTTACTCAGACAAAAACTTTTACGCTTGGTTGGCGGTTATTGGGAAATTGCTCAACGCTTAATTGACCAAAAACAAGATGATTATCCTGGCAGATCAGATGAGTGGTATTTGCAAAGAGTGATTGAAGATTTAGAAGGCGATCGCGGTAGATAA
- a CDS encoding EAL domain-containing protein → MKDIEVLKSVIPGWIAMKANTAIGLINAHFYQFSSFTSIAIHTEIAFILLILGILFACLERGLMMIVTSQSAGGIMARNLLPAVIVFSPVIFWLVLFGYRMEIYTAEFGLCILSILNMITFAVLIWRNARSLNIIDHQRRRSQVALKKTNEELETRVTHRTNELLKALEQLQQEIAERQITEQALFAEKELAFVTLSWQASHDSLTGLVNRREFEHRLTQAVNNAQTGKEQHILCYLDLDQFKIVNDTCGHAAGDELLCEVAHLFQTYIRSCDTLARLGGDEFGIIFHNCSLEAAVLITNTIREKTQKFRFVWQQDKVFNLSISIGLVALNHDTPNMNRALSAADAACYVAKNQGRNRVHIYQADDLDLVRQYGEMQWVSKITQALEDNRFRLYYQSIVPVTNSNSETTHYEILLRLVDETGKLVLPMAFIPAAERYNLMQTIDRWVIHTFFTHLAQCVDFQKNHCPGFKNSRGCLYTINLSGASINDDQFIDFVCDQFTLHQIPPEVICFEITETVAIKNLGKAAGFIRALKEFGCCFALDDFGSGMSSFAYLKNLPVDYLKIDGSFVKHIVEEPIDLAMVDAINKIGQVMGIQTIAEFVENNEILKVIQNLGVNYAQGYGVARPVPFLLN, encoded by the coding sequence ATGAAAGATATTGAAGTGCTGAAAAGCGTTATACCAGGATGGATAGCCATGAAAGCTAACACTGCTATTGGTTTGATAAATGCACATTTTTATCAATTTAGCTCATTCACATCAATAGCAATACATACAGAAATTGCATTTATATTACTAATCCTTGGCATTTTGTTTGCCTGTCTAGAGCGTGGGTTAATGATGATAGTCACGAGTCAAAGCGCAGGCGGAATCATGGCGAGGAATTTATTACCAGCAGTAATTGTGTTTTCGCCGGTTATTTTCTGGCTAGTTTTGTTTGGGTATCGAATGGAGATTTATACTGCGGAATTTGGACTGTGTATTTTAAGTATTTTGAATATGATTACGTTTGCCGTGTTGATTTGGCGCAATGCCCGATCGCTCAACATTATTGATCATCAACGCAGGCGATCGCAAGTTGCCCTCAAAAAAACCAATGAAGAATTAGAAACAAGAGTTACCCACCGCACAAACGAGTTATTAAAAGCTTTAGAACAATTACAACAAGAAATTGCCGAACGTCAAATTACTGAACAAGCTTTGTTTGCGGAAAAAGAACTGGCTTTCGTGACATTATCTTGGCAAGCCAGCCACGATAGCTTAACAGGACTAGTCAACAGACGCGAGTTTGAACACCGCCTCACCCAAGCGGTGAACAACGCCCAAACTGGCAAAGAACAACATATATTGTGTTATCTAGATTTAGACCAATTCAAAATTGTCAATGATACTTGCGGTCATGCGGCTGGAGATGAACTATTATGTGAAGTTGCCCATTTGTTTCAAACCTATATACGTTCTTGCGATACCTTGGCACGTTTAGGCGGAGATGAATTTGGCATTATTTTCCACAACTGTTCTCTTGAAGCCGCAGTATTGATTACAAATACCATCAGAGAAAAAACCCAAAAATTTCGCTTTGTTTGGCAACAAGATAAAGTTTTTAATCTCAGCATCAGCATTGGCTTAGTTGCCCTAAATCACGATACACCAAATATGAATCGCGCTTTGAGTGCGGCTGATGCAGCTTGTTATGTTGCTAAAAACCAAGGACGTAATCGTGTCCATATTTACCAAGCTGATGATTTGGATTTAGTCAGACAATATGGTGAAATGCAATGGGTAAGCAAAATCACACAAGCACTAGAAGATAATCGCTTCCGGCTTTATTATCAATCGATTGTTCCCGTAACAAACAGCAACTCAGAAACAACACATTACGAAATTCTTTTACGACTAGTTGATGAAACAGGTAAGTTAGTTTTACCAATGGCGTTTATTCCGGCTGCTGAACGCTATAATCTGATGCAAACTATAGACCGTTGGGTAATTCACACATTTTTTACCCATTTAGCGCAGTGTGTAGATTTTCAAAAAAATCATTGTCCTGGATTTAAAAATTCGCGGGGCTGTTTATATACTATTAATTTGTCTGGTGCGAGTATCAACGATGACCAATTTATTGATTTTGTGTGTGACCAGTTTACATTACACCAAATTCCCCCAGAAGTAATTTGCTTTGAAATTACCGAAACCGTCGCTATCAAAAACTTAGGTAAAGCGGCTGGATTTATTCGCGCACTTAAAGAATTTGGTTGCTGCTTTGCCTTAGATGATTTTGGCAGTGGAATGTCTTCTTTTGCTTATCTCAAAAATTTACCAGTTGATTACTTAAAAATAGATGGTAGTTTTGTCAAGCATATTGTAGAAGAACCAATTGATTTAGCAATGGTCGATGCGATTAATAAAATTGGTCAAGTTATGGGTATTCAAACTATTGCTGAGTTTGTGGAAAATAACGAAATTTTAAAAGTAATTCAAAACCTTGGGGTAAATTATGCCCAAGGTTATGGGGTGGCGCGACCAGTTCCGTTTTTGTTGAACTAA